One stretch of Lacrimispora sphenoides DNA includes these proteins:
- a CDS encoding FAD/NAD(P)-binding protein, protein MSNRTNVLIPGIGVITDVRRDTPDVKTFRVNGSEGRKPFEHMPGQCAMLSIPGVGEAMFSITSSPTNRDYMEFSIKKCGCLTDWLHQMEEGQEIALRGPYGNYFPVDTDLKGKNLLFIAGGIGIAPLRSVIHYVIDNRADYGLVDIVYGARSAEDLVDLEEMRKDWSNVEGFRVHLTIDREEEGWEGNVAFVPDYVRELKFSNDRIALVCGPPVMIKFVLQALEEMGFASTEIYTTMELKMKCGVGKCGRCNIGSKYVCKDGPVFRYDELGVLPSEY, encoded by the coding sequence ATGAGTAACAGAACCAATGTATTGATCCCGGGAATCGGCGTGATTACAGATGTAAGAAGAGATACACCGGATGTGAAAACCTTCCGCGTAAATGGGTCAGAGGGCAGAAAACCCTTTGAACATATGCCGGGACAATGTGCCATGCTTTCTATTCCGGGAGTTGGGGAAGCCATGTTTTCCATCACTTCCTCACCAACCAACCGGGATTACATGGAGTTTTCCATTAAAAAGTGCGGCTGCCTCACCGACTGGCTCCACCAGATGGAAGAGGGGCAGGAGATTGCCCTGCGTGGTCCATATGGCAATTACTTTCCCGTTGATACGGATTTAAAAGGAAAGAACCTGCTCTTTATCGCCGGAGGGATCGGAATCGCACCCTTGCGGTCTGTGATTCATTACGTCATTGATAACCGGGCGGATTACGGCTTGGTGGACATTGTTTACGGAGCCCGTTCGGCAGAGGATCTGGTGGATTTAGAAGAAATGAGGAAAGACTGGTCAAACGTGGAGGGCTTCCGTGTGCATCTGACCATTGACCGGGAGGAAGAAGGCTGGGAAGGAAACGTGGCCTTTGTGCCTGATTATGTCAGGGAACTGAAGTTTTCAAACGACAGAATCGCTTTGGTCTGCGGCCCGCCTGTTATGATAAAATTTGTGCTTCAGGCACTGGAAGAAATGGGATTTGCCAGTACTGAAATCTATACGACCATGGAACTTAAGATGAAATGCGGAGTGGGAAAATGCGGACGCTGCAACATAGGCTCTAAGTATGTCTGTAAGGATGGACCGGTGTTCCGTTATGATGAATTGGGCGTCCTGCCCTCTGAATATTAG
- a CDS encoding 4Fe-4S dicluster domain-containing protein: protein MNDMITVYLFGKKYTVPSNLTIMGAMEYAGYQLVRGCGCRCGFCGACATIYRIKGDRELKTCLACQTQVRENMYVATLPFFPLVKEVYDISKVSVNEQVMMELYPEIYKCIGCAACTKSCPQGLDTMQYIAYAQRGELEKCAEESFDCVMCGICSSRCPAGISHPQVGLLARRITGKYLAPESRHLTNRVREVEAGDFTELIEAIMAKPLEELKNLYNTREIEK, encoded by the coding sequence ATGAATGATATGATTACTGTTTATCTGTTCGGTAAAAAATATACGGTTCCGTCCAATTTAACCATAATGGGAGCAATGGAATACGCAGGATACCAGCTTGTGCGGGGCTGCGGCTGCAGGTGTGGTTTCTGCGGAGCCTGTGCAACGATTTACCGTATCAAGGGAGACAGGGAATTAAAGACCTGCCTGGCCTGCCAGACCCAGGTCCGGGAAAATATGTATGTAGCAACCCTTCCCTTTTTTCCTCTGGTAAAAGAGGTTTATGACATAAGCAAGGTTTCAGTCAACGAACAGGTCATGATGGAGCTGTATCCGGAAATCTACAAGTGCATCGGGTGTGCAGCCTGTACCAAGAGCTGTCCCCAGGGTCTTGACACCATGCAGTACATCGCATATGCCCAGAGAGGGGAATTGGAAAAGTGTGCCGAAGAGTCCTTTGACTGTGTGATGTGTGGGATCTGTTCTTCCAGGTGCCCGGCTGGGATTTCCCATCCCCAGGTGGGACTTTTAGCCAGACGGATCACTGGAAAATATCTGGCTCCGGAGTCAAGGCACTTAACCAACCGGGTAAGAGAGGTAGAGGCTGGTGATTTTACGGAGCTGATCGAAGCGATCATGGCAAAACCCCTGGAAGAACTGAAAAACCTTTATAATACCAGGGAAATCGAAAAGTAG
- a CDS encoding FAD-dependent oxidoreductase, with product MFTAKMMDSVKKVEATRKERMETEPRRMTAEEKEKLLKAYHPDYKEEEFVTLKAGPNKGEKVPRELGVLLQARSRIKDTDVDLSSPDYDTDVLIIGGGGAGCAAAIEASKAGAEVLIVTKLRLGDANTMMAEGGIQAADKENDSPQIHYLDALGGGHFANRPQLLKKLVMEAPGALKWLNELGVMFDKDKDGNMITTHGGGTSRKRMHAAADYTGAEIMRVLRDEVLNLPISLADYTSAIELILDEEGRAAGAVLMNMETGELLTARAKTVILATGGAGRLHYQGFPTSNHYGATADGLVLAYRAGAKLLYQDTLQYHPTGVAFPEQIYGALVTEKVRSLGAMLVNAGGEAFMHPLETRDVSAASIIRECANGKGVVTPLGKGIWLDTPMIDLIHGKGTLEKRLPGMLRMYLKYEIDMRKTPILIYPTLHYQNGGIEIGADCQSTIENLYVAGEAVGGIHGRNRLMGNSLLDIIVFGRNAGICAARRVKDIHTGKLTLSHIREMEEERQRAGIVTDNISPLLLPKYARTAGQL from the coding sequence ATGTTTACAGCCAAGATGATGGATTCCGTAAAAAAGGTCGAGGCCACCAGAAAAGAGCGGATGGAGACTGAGCCCAGGAGAATGACGGCCGAGGAAAAGGAAAAGCTGCTGAAAGCCTATCACCCGGATTATAAAGAGGAAGAGTTTGTCACACTGAAGGCAGGCCCCAATAAGGGAGAAAAAGTGCCCAGGGAACTGGGAGTCCTTTTGCAGGCCAGGAGCCGGATCAAAGACACTGACGTGGATTTATCATCTCCGGATTACGATACGGATGTTCTGATCATCGGAGGAGGGGGAGCAGGCTGTGCAGCTGCCATTGAGGCTTCCAAGGCAGGGGCAGAGGTATTGATCGTCACGAAGCTCCGCCTGGGGGATGCCAACACCATGATGGCGGAAGGCGGGATCCAGGCTGCGGACAAAGAGAACGATTCCCCCCAGATCCACTACTTAGACGCCTTGGGAGGGGGACATTTCGCCAACCGGCCACAGCTTTTGAAAAAGCTGGTCATGGAAGCTCCGGGAGCCCTTAAATGGTTAAATGAGCTTGGAGTGATGTTTGACAAGGATAAAGACGGAAACATGATCACCACACACGGCGGCGGTACCTCCAGAAAGCGAATGCACGCTGCGGCTGACTACACGGGTGCGGAAATCATGAGAGTGCTCCGGGATGAAGTATTAAACCTCCCGATTTCCTTAGCTGATTATACCTCTGCCATTGAACTCATTTTAGATGAGGAGGGAAGAGCGGCGGGAGCAGTTCTTATGAATATGGAAACAGGAGAGCTTCTGACAGCCAGGGCAAAAACCGTTATCCTGGCCACAGGGGGAGCCGGACGGCTCCACTATCAGGGATTTCCCACCTCCAACCACTACGGGGCCACGGCCGACGGCCTGGTTTTAGCTTACCGGGCAGGGGCAAAGCTTCTCTATCAGGACACCCTTCAGTACCATCCCACGGGTGTTGCTTTTCCGGAGCAGATTTATGGGGCTTTGGTCACGGAAAAGGTCCGTTCCTTAGGCGCCATGTTAGTCAATGCCGGGGGTGAGGCTTTCATGCACCCATTAGAGACCAGGGATGTGTCCGCCGCCTCCATTATCAGAGAGTGCGCAAACGGGAAAGGAGTTGTCACTCCTCTTGGGAAGGGGATCTGGCTGGATACTCCCATGATTGATTTGATTCATGGGAAAGGAACTCTGGAAAAGCGTCTTCCCGGAATGCTGCGAATGTATTTAAAATATGAAATCGATATGAGAAAAACCCCTATATTGATCTATCCTACCCTCCACTATCAAAACGGCGGAATCGAGATCGGAGCGGATTGCCAGAGCACCATAGAGAACTTATATGTGGCAGGAGAAGCGGTGGGAGGGATTCACGGCAGGAACCGGCTGATGGGGAATTCTCTTCTGGATATTATTGTTTTTGGCCGCAATGCCGGAATATGTGCGGCCAGACGCGTGAAAGACATACATACAGGGAAGCTGACTTTGTCACATATAAGAGAGATGGAAGAGGAGCGTCAAAGGGCCGGTATTGTTACGGATAATATTTCCCCGCTGCTGTTGCCAAAGTATGCCAGAACAGCGGGGCAGCTATAA
- a CDS encoding fumarate hydratase, translated as MREISVKTLIDVVEKLCIDANQYLPEDVKKAIKTCRACEDWDIAAGVLDNIIENFEIAEREDVPICQDTGMACVFLEIGQDVHLIDGDLTEAINEGVRRGYEKGFLRKSVVKDPVRRGNTGDNTPALIYTEIVPGDQVKITVGPKGFGSENMSALRMFKPSAGLQGIKDFILETVSAAGPNPCPPIVVGVGIGGSFDKAALLAKKALMRDLDSSHPDPYYADLEKEMLEKINLLGIGPQGFGGKTTAIGVNIETMPTHIAGMPCAININCHVTRHKTEVV; from the coding sequence ATGAGAGAAATATCGGTAAAGACATTGATCGACGTAGTAGAAAAGCTGTGCATTGATGCAAATCAGTACTTACCGGAAGACGTGAAGAAGGCGATCAAAACCTGCCGCGCCTGTGAGGACTGGGACATTGCCGCCGGGGTTCTTGACAATATTATCGAGAACTTTGAAATCGCAGAAAGGGAAGATGTTCCTATCTGTCAGGATACGGGCATGGCCTGTGTTTTTCTGGAGATCGGCCAGGATGTCCACTTGATTGACGGGGATTTGACCGAAGCAATCAATGAAGGCGTGCGCAGAGGCTACGAAAAGGGATTTTTAAGAAAATCTGTCGTAAAAGATCCGGTAAGGCGGGGAAATACAGGTGATAACACTCCTGCTTTAATCTATACGGAAATCGTTCCGGGAGACCAGGTGAAAATTACGGTAGGACCCAAGGGCTTTGGCAGCGAGAATATGAGTGCACTCCGCATGTTTAAGCCTTCCGCAGGACTCCAGGGAATCAAGGATTTTATTCTGGAAACCGTATCTGCCGCAGGTCCCAATCCCTGTCCTCCCATCGTAGTGGGTGTAGGGATAGGAGGCAGCTTTGACAAGGCAGCTCTCTTGGCGAAAAAGGCTTTGATGAGAGATTTGGATTCCTCTCATCCGGATCCTTACTATGCAGATCTGGAAAAGGAAATGCTGGAGAAGATCAACCTTCTGGGAATCGGACCTCAGGGCTTTGGAGGTAAGACCACTGCCATTGGGGTGAACATTGAAACCATGCCTACCCATATCGCAGGCATGCCCTGTGCCATCAATATTAACTGTCATGTGACTCGCCATAAAACGGAAGTAGTCTAA
- a CDS encoding Fe-S-containing hydro-lyase yields MIKHITLPLTRELSKTLHAGDTVYLTGDIYTSRDAGHKRMCETLAKGEKLPFDPMDATIYYVGPTPAKPGQVIGSAGPTTSGRMDAYAPTMMSVGARGMIGKGARQPDVVEAIKKYDGVYFGAIGGAGALLAKCIKKLEPIAYEDLGAEALCRLYVEEMPLVVVIDCEGNNLYEEGKNAYLKSRK; encoded by the coding sequence ATGATAAAGCATATTACACTGCCTTTGACAAGAGAATTGTCTAAAACCCTTCACGCAGGAGATACGGTTTATCTGACCGGTGATATCTACACTTCCAGGGACGCCGGGCATAAGCGTATGTGTGAGACCCTGGCAAAAGGCGAAAAGCTGCCCTTTGATCCCATGGATGCCACGATTTACTATGTGGGCCCCACGCCTGCAAAGCCGGGCCAGGTAATCGGGTCTGCAGGACCTACTACCAGCGGCCGGATGGACGCCTATGCTCCCACAATGATGTCCGTAGGAGCCAGGGGAATGATCGGAAAAGGAGCCAGGCAGCCGGATGTGGTGGAAGCCATAAAAAAGTATGACGGTGTTTACTTTGGCGCCATCGGGGGAGCAGGAGCGTTGCTTGCCAAATGCATCAAAAAGCTGGAACCCATCGCTTATGAGGATTTGGGAGCAGAAGCTTTGTGCAGACTTTACGTAGAAGAAATGCCTTTGGTGGTTGTTATCGACTGCGAAGGAAATAATCTCTATGAAGAGGGGAAGAATGCTTATTTAAAGTCAAGAAAGTAA
- a CDS encoding Ldh family oxidoreductase gives MGTKTNIVDWKTITDFVVDAFKGYGIPEEDAKVCADVLLESDKRGIESHGVNRFKPIYLDRIKAGIQNPVTNFEVVKETRTTAVVDGHDGMGQVIGVKSMNMAIEKAKEYGMGMVVARNSTHYGIAGYYATMASQAGCIGITGTNARPSIAPTFGVENMLGTNPLTFGMPTDEEFPFVLDCATSITQRGRIEYYSRIGKSTPSGMVIGRDGQPQTNSDQILSDLNTGKAALAPLGGIGEELAGYKGYGYATVVEILSAALQQGNFLRALTGIGEQGEKIPFHLGHFFIAIDTEAFMGLDSFKKTCGDILRDLRGSVKAPGEDHIYTAGEKEYLVWQERKNSGVPINDAVQKELIKIRDELGLSQYRFPFE, from the coding sequence ATGGGAACCAAAACAAACATTGTGGATTGGAAGACAATTACGGATTTTGTAGTGGATGCATTTAAGGGGTATGGGATTCCGGAAGAAGACGCAAAAGTCTGTGCGGATGTATTGCTGGAGTCTGACAAGAGGGGAATTGAATCTCATGGGGTAAACCGCTTTAAGCCCATTTATCTGGACCGTATCAAAGCGGGAATCCAGAACCCGGTGACAAATTTTGAGGTAGTAAAGGAAACAAGAACCACAGCGGTTGTGGACGGCCATGACGGCATGGGCCAGGTAATCGGTGTAAAATCCATGAATATGGCCATCGAGAAAGCCAAAGAATATGGCATGGGCATGGTGGTTGCCCGCAATTCCACCCATTACGGCATTGCTGGCTATTATGCAACAATGGCTTCCCAGGCAGGCTGTATCGGAATTACGGGAACCAACGCAAGGCCTTCCATTGCTCCTACTTTTGGCGTGGAAAATATGCTGGGAACGAATCCTCTTACCTTTGGTATGCCTACGGATGAGGAATTCCCCTTTGTGCTGGACTGTGCGACTTCCATTACTCAGAGAGGCAGGATCGAATACTATTCCCGTATCGGCAAGTCCACTCCTTCCGGTATGGTAATCGGACGGGACGGGCAGCCTCAGACGAATTCAGACCAGATTCTTTCTGATTTAAATACGGGAAAAGCAGCCCTCGCACCTTTAGGCGGAATCGGTGAAGAACTGGCAGGCTACAAGGGATATGGCTATGCCACTGTAGTTGAAATTCTTTCTGCAGCTTTGCAGCAGGGGAATTTCTTAAGAGCCTTAACAGGCATTGGAGAACAGGGAGAAAAGATTCCCTTCCATTTAGGCCATTTCTTCATTGCCATTGATACGGAAGCCTTTATGGGCCTGGATTCCTTTAAAAAGACATGCGGCGATATTCTCCGGGATCTTCGCGGTTCTGTCAAAGCTCCTGGGGAAGACCACATTTATACGGCAGGTGAGAAAGAGTATCTGGTATGGCAGGAACGCAAAAACAGCGGTGTGCCGATCAATGATGCAGTTCAGAAAGAGCTTATTAAGATCAGGGATGAACTGGGATTAAGCCAGTACCGGTTCCCATTTGAATAA
- the hemA gene encoding glutamyl-tRNA reductase, with protein sequence MSISHKKASVNIREQFAFHENEKTEFIERLMKKKAVTGVVVLCTCNRSEIYVSGTKHAIGELQREAADFKGIRLEELLKYLNIYGGESAIGHLFKVACGFDSMVLGEDEILGQVKGAYEMSKDQGAVDYEMNVLFQRAFACAKRIKTDTNLSRTPLSVATLVANEVFRFEKEGGDKNVMVIGMTGKMGNTITKNILSKSGIHVTGTVRSHKSDLTFEVKGDRVKVVDYRDRYQYMDEMDIVISATSGPHYTVTCEELSEQVTPGKKRLFMDVAVPVDMDPEIEEMEGLTLYNIDYFETLSKNNTEIKRKELDRANVIMEEDLDGAIKEVVFHPYIRRMEELKEAFAGKRLDTLLFEIRDHVSSEELKVVLKTLDGLERWIKEG encoded by the coding sequence ATGAGTATAAGCCATAAAAAGGCTTCTGTGAATATCCGGGAACAATTCGCCTTTCATGAAAATGAGAAGACGGAGTTTATAGAACGGCTTATGAAGAAGAAAGCGGTGACTGGTGTAGTTGTGCTTTGCACCTGTAACCGCAGTGAGATTTATGTTTCAGGAACAAAGCATGCAATTGGGGAACTTCAGCGGGAGGCTGCTGATTTTAAAGGAATTAGACTGGAAGAACTGCTGAAATATCTAAATATCTACGGTGGGGAAAGCGCCATAGGGCACTTGTTTAAAGTGGCCTGTGGGTTCGATTCCATGGTGCTGGGAGAAGACGAGATTTTAGGGCAGGTAAAGGGTGCCTATGAGATGTCTAAAGACCAGGGGGCAGTGGATTACGAAATGAATGTGCTGTTCCAAAGGGCGTTTGCCTGTGCCAAACGGATCAAGACGGATACCAATTTATCCAGAACGCCCCTATCCGTTGCAACTCTTGTAGCCAATGAGGTGTTCCGCTTTGAAAAAGAGGGCGGTGATAAGAATGTGATGGTGATCGGCATGACCGGTAAAATGGGGAATACTATAACAAAAAATATTTTAAGCAAGTCCGGAATCCATGTCACCGGCACGGTCAGAAGCCATAAGTCCGATCTGACTTTTGAGGTAAAGGGGGACAGGGTGAAGGTCGTGGATTACAGGGACCGCTATCAGTATATGGATGAGATGGATATTGTCATCAGTGCCACTTCCGGCCCCCATTACACTGTGACCTGTGAAGAACTGTCAGAGCAAGTGACTCCTGGGAAAAAACGGCTGTTCATGGATGTGGCAGTTCCTGTGGACATGGACCCTGAGATTGAAGAAATGGAAGGGCTGACTCTTTATAACATCGACTATTTTGAAACACTTTCAAAAAACAACACGGAAATTAAACGAAAGGAATTGGACCGGGCAAACGTAATCATGGAAGAGGACTTAGATGGGGCCATCAAGGAGGTGGTGTTCCATCCATACATCCGGAGAATGGAAGAACTTAAGGAAGCATTTGCGGGAAAACGTCTGGATACCCTTCTCTTTGAGATCAGGGACCATGTTTCCAGTGAAGAATTAAAGGTGGTACTTAAAACCCTGGATGGCTTAGAACGCTGGATTAAGGAGGGATGA
- a CDS encoding precorrin-2 dehydrogenase/sirohydrochlorin ferrochelatase family protein — protein MTVAYFPFFADIEGKRCLIAGGGSVACRKALTLMDYGPDIIVVAPQVIPELERLIKENKGRLTWWCREFAESDLEKMDFVIAATSDEGLNRQISIWCREQKIPVNVADNQEECSFIFPALIKDGEITVGITTGGSSPALARYLKETLKEAIPGGLGGLAKQLGSYRDMVRERVDSLPVRRSIFKTMTEEGIRQGDYTREQADELIERKLAEHEK, from the coding sequence ATGACCGTGGCTTATTTCCCGTTTTTTGCTGATATTGAAGGGAAAAGATGCCTGATCGCAGGCGGAGGATCGGTCGCCTGCCGCAAGGCTCTGACACTTATGGATTATGGTCCGGATATTATAGTTGTGGCTCCGCAAGTGATTCCCGAGTTGGAACGGCTGATAAAAGAAAACAAGGGAAGACTCACATGGTGGTGCCGGGAATTTGCAGAATCTGACCTGGAGAAAATGGATTTTGTAATAGCGGCAACTTCAGATGAAGGATTAAACCGGCAGATATCCATCTGGTGCAGGGAACAGAAGATTCCAGTCAATGTGGCGGACAACCAGGAGGAATGCAGCTTTATTTTTCCAGCTCTTATTAAAGATGGAGAGATCACGGTGGGGATTACCACAGGCGGAAGCTCTCCGGCCCTTGCCCGGTATTTAAAAGAAACGCTTAAAGAAGCCATACCTGGGGGACTTGGCGGCCTGGCAAAGCAGCTTGGCTCATACAGGGATATGGTAAGAGAAAGGGTAGACTCCCTACCTGTCAGAAGGTCAATATTTAAAACTATGACAGAGGAGGGGATCCGCCAGGGAGATTATACCAGAGAACAGGCAGATGAACTGATAGAAAGGAAACTGGCGGAGCATGAAAAGTAA
- the hemC gene encoding hydroxymethylbilane synthase produces the protein MKSNTIRIGTRRSALAVAQANLVAEALKKAGNGLSAELVLKQTEGDRILDKPLLEFGGKGVFVTEFEQALLRGEIDFAVHSAKDLPMELEEGLGIVAVLERGDPRDVLVTPALSNLSGKKEIIIGTSSLRRKIQMEEIGTAMWPGALVRCENLRGNVQTRLSKLMEGSYDGILLAAAGLKRLGLWEDSRYDYHCFDCETFIPAGGQGILAVEGRLDSGLEAVVKHIEDEEARMCLSLERKILRHLNAGCHEPIGVYSRLGGGDMEVLGISRRGEEIKRIHLWGGTGELDRLARQAADGLA, from the coding sequence ATGAAAAGTAATACCATTCGTATTGGAACAAGAAGAAGTGCTTTGGCCGTGGCCCAGGCAAATCTGGTAGCAGAGGCTCTTAAAAAGGCAGGTAACGGCTTATCGGCAGAACTGGTGTTAAAGCAGACGGAAGGGGACCGGATTCTTGATAAGCCGCTTTTGGAATTTGGAGGAAAGGGCGTATTTGTGACGGAATTTGAGCAGGCCCTTTTGCGGGGGGAGATTGATTTTGCAGTCCACAGCGCCAAGGATCTGCCCATGGAGCTGGAAGAGGGGCTGGGAATTGTGGCAGTTCTGGAGCGGGGAGATCCCAGGGATGTTCTGGTGACACCAGCTTTAAGTAACCTTTCCGGAAAAAAGGAAATCATAATTGGAACCTCCAGCTTAAGAAGGAAGATTCAGATGGAGGAGATTGGAACGGCCATGTGGCCGGGAGCTTTGGTTCGCTGCGAGAATTTAAGGGGAAATGTACAGACCAGACTTTCAAAACTCATGGAAGGCTCTTATGACGGCATTCTATTGGCGGCTGCCGGATTAAAGCGTCTGGGACTTTGGGAAGACAGCCGGTATGATTACCATTGTTTTGATTGTGAGACCTTTATTCCGGCTGGAGGCCAGGGGATACTAGCGGTGGAAGGACGGCTGGATTCCGGTCTTGAAGCGGTGGTAAAGCATATTGAGGATGAAGAAGCCAGGATGTGCCTTTCTTTAGAACGGAAAATATTAAGGCATTTAAATGCCGGCTGTCATGAACCCATCGGCGTGTATTCCAGACTGGGAGGCGGGGATATGGAGGTTCTTGGAATCAGCAGGAGAGGGGAAGAAATCAAGCGGATCCATCTTTGGGGAGGAACCGGGGAACTTGACAGGCTGGCGCGGCAGGCCGCCGATGGCCTTGCGTAA
- the cobA gene encoding uroporphyrinogen-III C-methyltransferase: MKETGVVYLVGAGPGDPGLITEKGLSRLRVCNAVVYDSLLSPRLLDEVPDQCRKIYVGKRAERHSMKQEEINQLLVELAREGLAVVRLKGGDPFVFGRGGEEIMAISEAGIPYEVVSGVTSAVAALASAGIPVTHRALSRSFHVMTGHTLSKEGTLPPDFDEFARLSGTLIFLMGLGNLSLIVKGLLNQGKPGETPAAVIQNGTLPGERTIRGTIENIEEKVLVAGIESPAILVVGEVASLDFSSTSKQPLMGCRIGVTGTDTFTERLRKKLESFGGASECILSLLIESYRKGAEMMEAYENLPSYTWIVFTSANGVREFFHGLLECGHDFRSVGHVKFAAVGRGTADELLRHGFSADYLPEKYQVQDLAEGLKGLISGGDRLLIPRSSGGSKELNEILDETGASYDDIVLYDVALAGLETEKRTEALKHLDYLTFSSASGVEAFFREANEEIKEALAGLKVVCIGDITAKALIGHGRKADIIAGVYSIQGLTEAICRDWK; the protein is encoded by the coding sequence ATGAAGGAAACAGGAGTCGTCTATCTGGTAGGGGCTGGTCCGGGAGATCCGGGGCTTATTACGGAAAAAGGGTTGTCAAGGCTGCGGGTGTGTAACGCAGTGGTTTATGATTCCCTTCTTTCTCCACGCCTTCTTGATGAGGTACCTGACCAATGCCGGAAGATTTATGTAGGAAAACGGGCCGAGCGTCATTCTATGAAGCAGGAGGAGATTAATCAGCTTCTGGTAGAGCTGGCAAGGGAAGGTCTTGCAGTTGTGAGGCTAAAGGGCGGTGATCCTTTTGTATTTGGACGGGGTGGAGAAGAGATCATGGCTATTTCTGAGGCAGGAATCCCTTATGAGGTGGTTTCTGGAGTTACCTCTGCGGTCGCCGCCCTTGCAAGTGCCGGGATCCCGGTGACCCACCGGGCGCTTAGCAGAAGCTTTCACGTCATGACCGGACACACACTCTCAAAGGAAGGAACGCTTCCTCCTGATTTTGATGAATTTGCCAGGCTTTCCGGCACATTGATTTTTCTTATGGGACTTGGGAACTTATCCCTCATCGTAAAGGGCCTTTTAAACCAGGGAAAACCAGGGGAGACACCTGCTGCGGTTATTCAAAACGGAACTCTTCCCGGAGAGAGAACCATCCGCGGGACCATAGAAAATATTGAGGAAAAGGTGCTGGTGGCTGGAATAGAAAGTCCTGCTATCCTTGTGGTTGGAGAAGTGGCTTCCCTTGATTTTTCTTCTACGTCAAAACAGCCCCTTATGGGGTGCCGGATTGGAGTAACAGGAACGGACACCTTTACAGAAAGGCTGAGAAAAAAGCTGGAATCTTTTGGAGGAGCTTCGGAATGCATACTGAGCCTTTTGATCGAGTCCTACCGAAAGGGAGCGGAAATGATGGAAGCATATGAAAACCTGCCGTCCTACACATGGATTGTATTTACCAGCGCCAATGGAGTAAGAGAATTTTTCCATGGGCTTTTGGAATGTGGGCATGATTTCCGGTCGGTGGGTCATGTGAAATTTGCCGCGGTCGGAAGGGGAACGGCCGATGAACTGCTGCGGCACGGCTTTTCTGCAGATTACTTACCAGAGAAATATCAGGTACAGGATCTGGCGGAAGGCTTAAAAGGCTTGATTTCCGGGGGAGACAGGCTTTTGATCCCCAGATCCTCAGGCGGCTCCAAGGAGCTGAATGAGATTCTTGATGAAACCGGAGCTTCTTATGATGACATCGTTCTCTATGATGTGGCCCTGGCAGGCCTGGAGACGGAAAAAAGGACGGAAGCCTTAAAGCATTTGGACTATCTGACCTTTTCAAGCGCTTCCGGTGTAGAGGCTTTTTTCCGGGAGGCAAATGAGGAAATAAAGGAAGCCCTGGCAGGTCTTAAAGTGGTCTGCATCGGGGATATAACAGCAAAAGCCCTTATAGGGCATGGGAGAAAGGCAGATATCATCGCCGGGGTTTACAGCATCCAGGGGTTAACGGAAGCCATTTGCCGGGATTGGAAATAG
- a CDS encoding class I SAM-dependent methyltransferase has product MDPSIKNVEMKNKDRFLGFADVYDQARPEMPEYPIEIITRYLNKKANIVVDLGCGSGLSTTAWKNHCNAIIGIEPSDDMFLAANKKSDKNISFKKAFAHETGLSSDCADVVICSQSFHWMNPALTLAEVNRILKSGGIFAAVDYDWPPVCKWEAELAHKQLFYKVSCLEEEHEDLKDDYIRWDKNKHLSNINNSGYFRYQREIVFANRESCDAKRFISMTLSQSGLQSIMKHKSDLIKSALDEYIETIQCLFAGEMMEADFCYRMRLGIK; this is encoded by the coding sequence TTGGATCCATCAATAAAGAATGTGGAAATGAAGAATAAGGATCGGTTTTTAGGATTTGCGGATGTCTATGATCAGGCAAGGCCGGAAATGCCAGAATATCCGATCGAGATCATAACAAGATATTTAAATAAGAAGGCAAATATTGTAGTTGACTTAGGCTGCGGTTCGGGCTTATCAACAACTGCATGGAAAAACCATTGCAACGCCATTATCGGTATTGAACCAAGTGATGATATGTTCCTGGCCGCCAATAAGAAATCAGATAAAAACATTTCGTTTAAGAAAGCGTTCGCCCATGAGACAGGTTTAAGCAGCGATTGTGCTGATGTTGTTATCTGTTCCCAGTCTTTTCATTGGATGAACCCTGCATTAACTCTGGCAGAAGTAAACCGCATACTAAAGTCCGGCGGTATATTTGCTGCGGTCGATTACGACTGGCCGCCTGTCTGCAAATGGGAAGCTGAGCTTGCCCATAAGCAGCTATTTTATAAAGTCAGCTGCCTGGAGGAAGAACATGAGGATTTGAAAGATGATTATATAAGATGGGATAAAAATAAACATCTGTCCAATATCAATAATAGCGGTTACTTTCGTTATCAAAGAGAAATTGTTTTTGCAAACAGAGAATCCTGTGATGCCAAAAGATTTATCAGTATGACGTTAAGCCAAAGCGGACTCCAAAGCATCATGAAACATAAGTCGGATTTAATTAAGAGTGCTCTGGATGAATATATTGAGACAATACAGTGCTTATTCGCCGGTGAGATGATGGAAGCGGACTTCTGTTATCGCATGCGCCTGGGTATTAAATGA